From the Dunckerocampus dactyliophorus isolate RoL2022-P2 chromosome 12, RoL_Ddac_1.1, whole genome shotgun sequence genome, one window contains:
- the pgm2l1 gene encoding glucose 1,6-bisphosphate synthase, with product MSDAKRDDDAVKAELKLPITGDKQVDEAVLRWLSWDKNVHTRAELLALVACPHVDELRSRLSGRLTFGTAGLRAPMGAGYNRINDLTVIQATQGLCAYLLKCIPDAGRRGVVVGFDTRGRRESGCSSERLAALTAAVMLSRDVCVHLFSSYVPTPYVPFAVIELGAAAGVMITASHNPKEDNGYKVYWCNGAQIASPHDKGVLKSMEEHLEPWSASCWDVELVHRSPLRSDPLSHVDSRYLDHLASLCFHREINSRCPLKFVHSSFHGVGHVFVRQAFQVFGFPPPIPVPEQKDPDPDFPSVRCPNPEEGESVLKLALLLAEKENARVVLATDPDADRLAVAEMCDRCRWKVFSGNELAALLGWWMLFTWKETHGNPADVQHVYMLATTVSSKILQALAHVEGFHFEETLPGFKWMGNRIHELIESGKTVLFAFEESIGFLCGGLLPDKDGVSTAAVVAEMAAYLHHRKLSLQQQLRNIYQTYGHHVSASSYVICNDATTIHKIFARIRDFDGRGSYPDTCGAVPIIHVRDVTTGYDSSRPDRRSVLPVSRSSHMITFTLDNGVVATLRTSGTEPKIKYYSELCTPPGTSDVGCLEAELRKVTDALVEEFLEPERNKLVRRMV from the exons ATGAGCGACGCTAAGCGGGACGACGACGCCGTGAAGGCCGAGCTGAAGCTGCCCATCACCGGGGACAAGCAGGTGGACGAGGCGGTGTTGCGGTGGCTCAGCTGGGACAAG AATGTTCACACTCGTGCTGAGCTGCTGGCTCTGGTGGCGTGTCCTCATGTGGACGAGCTGAGGTCCAGACTGAGCGGCAGGTTGACCTTTGGCACGGCCGGCCTCAGAGCACCCATGGGGGCAGGCTATAACCGCATCAATGACCTCACCGTTATCCAGGCCACACAG ggcTTGTGCGCTTACCTGCTGAAGTGCATTCCGGACGCAGGCCGCAGAGGCGTGGTGGTGGGCTTCGACACCAGGGGGCGGCGTGAGAGCGGCTGCAGCAGTGAAAG GCTGGCGGCGCTCACAGCCGCCGTGATGCTGAGCAGAGACGTCTGCGTGCACCTCTTCTCCAGCTACGTCCCCACGCCGTACGTG CCCTTTGCCGTCATTGAGCTGGGTGCGGCGGCCGGCGTGATGATCACGGCGTCTCACAACCCCAAAGAGGACAACGGCTACAAG GTGTACTGGTGTAATGGAGCTCAGATCGCCTCTCCTCACGACAAAGGTGTCCTAAAAAGCATGGAGGAGCATTTGGAGCCCTGGAGCGCCTCCTGCTGGGATGTTGAGCTGGTCCACAGGAGCCCCCTGAGGAGTGACCCGCTGAGCCACGTCGACAGCCGCTACCTAGACCACCTCGCCAGCCTCTGCTTCCACAG agaGATCAACAGCAGATGTCCTCTCAAGTTTGTCCACTCGTCCTTCCACGGCGTAGGACACGTCTTTGTCCGTCAAGCCTTCCAGGTGTTCGGTTTCCCTCCACCCATTCCGGTCCCAGAACAGAAAGACCCAGACCCAGACTTCCCGTCTGTGCGCTGTCCCAACCCTGAGGAGGGAGAGTCTGTCCTG AAACTCGCTCTTCTTCTGGCCGAGAAGGAAAACGCCCGTGTTGTCCTGGCGACGGATCCGGACGCGGATCGTCTGGCGGTGGCCGAGATGTGTGACAG GTGTCGCTGGAAAGTGTTCTCCGGGAACGAGCTGGCGGCACTGCTGGGCTGGTGgatgctgttcacatggaaggAGACGCACGGCAACCCCGCTGACGTCCAGCATGTCTACATGCTCGCCACTACAGTGTCCTCGAAGATCCTGCAGGCGCTGGCCCACGTAGAAGGTTTCCACTTTGAG GAAACGCTTCCCGGCTTCAAATGGATGGGAAACAGAATCCATGAGCTTATAGAAAGTGGGAAGACGGTTTTGTTTGCCTTTGAGGAGTCTATCG gCTTCCTGTGCGGCGGTCTGCTTCCTGACAAGGACGGCGTGAGCACTGCCGCTGTGGTGGCCGAGATGGCCGCTTATCTCCACCACAGGAAGCTGAGTCTCCAGCAACAGCTGCGCAACATCTACCAAAC TTATGGCCATCACGTGTCCGCAAGCTCTTACGTCATCTGTAACGACGCCACCACCATCCACAAGATCTTCGCTCGGATTAGAGACTTTGATGGCCGAGGTTCGTACCCCGACACGTGCGGCGCAGTGCCGATCATCCACGTGAGAGACGTCACCACAGGATATGACAGCAGCCGGCCGGACCGCCGCTCG GTTCTCCCTGTGAGCAGGAGCAGTCACATGATCACCTTCACGCTGGACAACGGCGTCGTGGCCACGCTGAGGACGAGCGGCACAGAACCCAAAATCAAATACTACAGCGAGCTGTGCACTCCGCCCGGAACGAG TGATGTGGGTTGTCTGGAGGCGGAGCTTAGGAAGGTAACAGACGCTCTGGTGGAAGAGTTCCTTGAGCCAGAAAGAAACAAGCTGGTTCGCCGCATGGTGTAA
- the lipt2 gene encoding putative lipoyltransferase 2, mitochondrial: MQGGRPLVEVVRLGLLTYQEALQLQQVYVRRHQAGPAHALLLCQHPPVYTTGIRQKPYPPSSLDHLRLLGAQVHKADRGGLITFHGPGQLVCYPVLNLGSFKKSVRWYVSRLEETVISACRRFHLEASTSPHTGVWVGDKKICAIGIRCSRYVTSHGLALNCNTELSWFQHIVPCGLEGKGVTSLSAELHRNISVDDAVPHLLDAFADNFRCHLVDAHGSVKNE; encoded by the exons ATGCAAGGGGGCAGGCCGCTAGTGGAAGTGGTCCGCCTGGGCCTGCTCACATACCAGGAAGCATTGCAGCTCCAGCAGGTCTATGTCAGGCGGCACCAGGCTGGTCCGGCTCACGCTTTGCTGCTGTGTCAGCACCCGCCTGTCTACACCACAGGCATCCGCCAGAAACCCTACCCGCCCTCTTCGCTGGACCACCTGCGTCTGCTGGGAGCCCAAGTCCACAAGGCTGACCGAGGAGGACTCATCACGTTCCATGGCCCAGGGCAGCTGGTCTGCTACCCGGTCCTGAACCTGGGCTCCTTCAAGAAG AGTGTCCGCTGGTATGTGTCACGACTGGAGGAGACCGTCATTTCGGCTTGTAGGAGATTCCACTTGGAGGCGTCCACGTCTCCTCACACTGGCGTTTGGGTGGGAGACAAAAAGATTTGTGCCATCG gcaTCCGCTGCTCCCGCTACGTCACGTCGCACGGCTTGGCTCTCAACTGCAACACAGAGTTGTCGTGGTTCCAGCACATCGTGCCATGCGGCCTGGAGGGCAAGGGCGTGACCTCGCTCAGCGCCGAGCTGCACAGAAACATCAGTGTGGATGACGCCGTCCCACACCTGCTGGACGCTTTTGCAGACAACTTCCGCTGTCACCTGGTGGACGCCCATGGCTCGGTGAAGAATGAATGa
- the LOC129191532 gene encoding olfactory receptor 4E1-like codes for MENHSDVLFVLHGLNGSASSRQIYFSLALASYVFTLLVNVMLIVTVYVEKTLHEPIYIYLCNLCFNGILGASVFYPKLLGDLLAEAHVISYAGCLVQIFVLYCYVFCEFTSLTVMAFDRYVAICKPLQYRAVMTPQKVAQLLLLTWCFPLLETAVGTALTARLPLCGRHIRKLFCTNWEVVKLSCVDTTVNNIYGFVLMFLHVSQAGLIVVSYAHLVRASLRSRSDRRKFVQTCVPHLLTLLVFTTSLVFDTLFSRYGGGQLHVLQNVLAVEFLVVPPLVNPVIYGIKLQQIRWGIIHNFMHKDVPPSQADPR; via the coding sequence ATGGAAAACCACTCGGACGTGTTGTTTGTCCTTCATGGACTCAACGGGTCGGCATCCAGCCGTCAGATCTACTTCTCCTTGGCGCTGGCGTCCTACGTATTCACGCTGCTGGTCAATGTGATGCTCATTGTGACAGTGTACGTGGAGAAAACACTGCATGAGCCCATCTACATCTACCTGTGCAATCTGTGCTTCAATGGCATCTTAGGGGCGTCTGTTTTCTACCCAAAACTGCTGGGCGACCTGCTGGCAGAGGCGCACGTCATCTCATACGCCGGCTGCCTGGTGCAGATCTTTGTCCTCTACTGTTACGTCTTCTGCGAGTTCACCAGCCTGACAGTCATGGCGTTTGACCGCTATGTGGCCATCTGCAAGCCGCTGCAGTACCGTGCCGTGATGACGCCGCAGAAGGTGgcgcagctgctgctgctgacgtgGTGCTTCCCGCTGCTGGAGACAGCAGTGGGCACGGCCTTGACAGCGAGGCTGCCCCTCTGCGGCCGTCACATCCGCAAGTTGTTCTGCACCAACTGGGAGGTGGTCAAATTGTCGTGCGTCGATACCACCGTCAACAACATCTACGGCTTCGTGCTCATGTTCTTGCACGTCTCGCAGGCGGGCCTCATCGTGGTGTCCTACGCCCACCTGGTGCGCGCCTCGCTCAGGTCACGCTCTGACCGCCGCAAGTTTGTGCAGACATGCGTGCCGCACCTGCTCACACTGCTAGTCTTCACCACATCACTGGTGTTTGATACCTTGTTCTCTCGCTATGGTGGCGGCCAGCTGCATGTGCTGCAGAACGTGCTGGCCGTCGAGTTCCTGGTGGTGCCGCCCCTCGTCAACCCCGTCATCTACGGAATCAAACTGCAGCAGATCCGCTGGGGCATCATCCACAACTTCATGCACAAAGACGTCCCGCCGTCGCAGGCGGACCCGCGCTGA